The window GAGAAGGAGATGGCTCGTGTTATGTTCCAAAGCCTAACCGGAAAGACCCTCCAAGGCTTGACAATGTCAGACCTGACTGACCTTAACTGGGTCATTGACCAGCACATGAAAGAGATACAACTCAGGATGAAGAACATTAAGGAGGGCTCTGTGAAGAGCCAGAACCAGGTGCAAGGATCACAGGGGGTGCCAGCTGCAGTGGATCATAAAAATACAACGATGAAGAGTAACGGTGAGGGAAGCAGCAACAACATGGCGATGAAGAGTGGCGAAGAGGGCAGCAACATGGAACATCGAATCCTAGACAGGCAAGCTTTTGATCACATACAGAACATGGAGGCAATGCAGCTCCATATGTTGCAGATGGCTGCTCAGAAGCAGCACAACTCGTGGTTCGTGGACATGATGAATGCACCACCACCACCACCTCATCCAGATCATCATCAGCAAATGGGGTTCACCGGGGAGGAAATGATGCTTCCCTTTGCGGATCATAACAACAATACCATGTGGCCAAATCCTCCAGCTGACGGCTTTAATTTTCCTTAGATTGCGTTTTCATTTTCTCTTTTATCCTTTCTTCGACTTTTTATGCACTCTACATTGTTATTGTTTCCTTTTATGTGCTTGATGATATTGTTGGAATAATACGAGACATTTGCTTTACTCTTCCAATAGCAATTACAGTAAGAAATATTATGACTTTAATCACTTTATGATTCCTAACCCGAAGTAAATTAGATGCATATATATAAATATATATATATATATATATATATATATATATATATATTCTACACTACCNNNNNNNNNNNNNNNNNNNNTTCTCATTGTATCTTTCAGCTTCATGGATGTGAGTGATAAAGATTGGGTTTTTAGGCAAAAGCGAAACAAATGAACACCAACCCAGAAAATGATGAAGAGAAAAGACACTGAGCAAAGCAAGAAAGAAGCAAATTAATACCTGGGCTGGCCTTGATGGCCTTCTCCGTTTCCTCGGAGCAAACAAGCTGTCTCTCTCTAACTCACGCCAAAGATCGCCTCTTTTTCTCTGCATCGTCTCAGTAATTTACCATCCTAACCTGGCTTTACATCTCCCACGTCACTCAAAACTATGGGCCGTTTCGGCAGTTCAATATAGAGAACAACAACAATGCACCCAAGTGAATGGAGTCGAGTGTGTACATGAATGATTTTTTTTTTTTTTGGTTCTGAGTGTGTACATGAATGATTAAGTACTCAATATGTTGATGGGAGCTCACATATTGCCCAATTACTACGGAAACGACATAGTTGATTGTCAAAACCAAATCAAATTGCCCAAACCATATTATATCCCAACTTAGGGCAATTTGATTTGGTTTGACAATCAGCAACTATGTTGTTTCCATAGTAATCAAAGCAGATTATTACTTCTAGCAACAGACCGTAGGTTAGTACATTTGGGTCACAACAAATATGAGGGACACGGGACGTGTTTGTCTTGATGGCGCTTTCAATCTCGGGCAAGGTATAGTATCTTAGCTTGAGGGGTGATGGACGACCTTTGAAGCATCTCGTGTGTGACTTATTTCTCTCACATTTTATTACACCATTGGAAGTATTGGGTGTGTGGAAGGACGTTTTCTAAACATTGTCCATGTTTTAATCTAATTCGGTATTCAAATGATCTTCAAATTGGATAAAAACTTTGCATAAATGATCTACACACTGTGTTCTAAACATTGTACCGTTGAGATGTGAAAATGTGACTTGAAAATGAGCGAAATAAGGAGGTCCACACTTTAATTTCAAAACGGGACACCTCTCTGGAAGGGAACTGTATATATATATATATATATATATATATATATATATATATTATACTAACTATACGTAACTAATATATACTAAGTATAATACACACAACACTAACTAACTTAATTAACTTAAAGTTAAAGTTAAGTAAAGTAAGTTAATAATTAATATTAATTAATTATAATATTAATTATTAATTAATTATTAGTTATACTACTACTACTATAATATATAGTTATTNTTNTTTATTTTATTATTAGTTAGTAGAGTAGATATATATATAATAAATAAAAATAAAANAAAAAATAAAAATGGTGGTAATAAAGTAAGTAACTAAACTTAAATTNTTNTATANAANAATATATTATTTNTTTTTTGTAATTAATATCGTAATTGTCGAACCCTAAATCTAATGAATTATATTATAATATTAGATTGAGAAATACATTTAATATATATAGTTCATGTAAGATAACTAAATCAACTACATAAAAATGGTAACTAAATCATCTTGATGAAAATAAACAATATTTGGTATAATTATTTGTTAATTTGGTGTGATTATTAATTAGATCATTATTAATAAACTATATTTAGTATATAGTACCTATATATAGGCATGTCCTTATTTATAAGAGGATATGCAAACATTCCATATTGGTATATACACGTATTGCCATTTTAGTGTGAATATCCAATTAATCTTTAAACCCTAAACCCTGAACTCTTATCCCTAAACCCCAAACTTATTTATTCCATTTTAGTGTGAATACGACATTAAGCTAGGAAACGTCCTCAGTGAACTTGTAGGTAGCTCATAGTTAGCTACTTAGTACTTATTTTTTTATATTTTAGTGTGAATATTCCACTAAAGAAAGGTTTATAGTAAACTTTACTAGCTCACTGTCAGTTACTTAGTACTTATTTGAGTGGTGATCATTACGTACTAGCTTATCATTGGCTGCTTGTCACTTTAAATCTTAATGTGAATAATGACTTCTATTTGAATGTGAACTTTAATATGTATAATGATTTCTATTTCAATGTGAATATGTCATTATGGAAAAGTTTCAAGTGAAAATTAATAACTATCCGCTACTTATAACTTATTTGTTACTATAAGACATGTTTAGGACTTTAAATTTCAATATGAATGACGACTTCAAATTTTAATGTAAATAATGTCTTCTATTTCAATGTAAAGTTCAATGTAAACATGCTATTTGGGAAATGATCTAAGTGAACATTAATAGGTTATTATCAATACTTGTAACTTTTTTGTTACTATGTGACATGTTTATGACTTTAAATTTCAATCGGAATAGTGACTTTTATTTCAATGTGATATATTCTATTAGGGAAAAGTTCTAAGGGAACATTATTAGTTCATTATTGACTACTTAGTACTTGTTTGTTACTATAAAATATGTTTCTGCCTTCAAATCGTTATATCAATGATGACTAGCTTCTTTTTCAATGTTATTGAAATCATTATTGGATACCTAATACATATTTATTCGTGCAGAATAATATGTTAGTTTATGTTAATGTGGATGATGACTTCTATTTTAGACATTCCTTAAATGAAGTATCACTTCTGACACGACCCACCCCGAATTTCACCCTGAAACCCGGAGTAAGTCGTGCGGGGACCACCTCCAAGGAAAATTTACTGAAAAGATTGAGAAAATCTCCCTTGAAAATGGACAACCCTAACTCGAAAATTCCAAATTACACTCTTAATACAACACGTCCAAACATCACATAATTATCCTTCAGAAATTCTAAACATAATATACAATAATCCCAAAGTATTCAGAGCTACTAGACACTAGCGGAAGCAAGAAAACACTAGTAGGTTAAACAAGTAACCTACTGATGAAAACTGGCGGAAATGCGGGTGACTATGCCTCGCCTCCTACTAGATCCAACCCGAACTCTGCAGACTGGGCATTTTAAAAAGAAAGGCCCAGGGGAAAACATTTGAAACCGTTAGAGTGAGTGGACAAAAATAACTTTTTAAAAGAAAAATAATCTTTATGCTTTCCCGATTTACCTTCAGTGGAAAAACAATTAATGGCATGCAATCAGCTCAAAAGCCTTTAAAAATTTACCGAATTATCAAAACGTGACTAGCCGCGCTAGTCACCAACACTTCAAAAATAAGAGCCTCTCAGGCTAAAATAAAATATGTATGTATTACACTCGTCATATCCCTTGTATGAATTTTCTTGAAACAATAAAGACAAATAGAAAATTCACACAAAGCTACGACGTTTGCGTCTAACGCTCACGTCGCACCATAATGGCATTTTACCTCATTATGGTGGAAAAGACGGTGTATAAATATATATACGCGTATATCCCCTATATAAATTAATATTCCACATTTAAAACCCTAAAAATCTCCCAAAACCGGCGACTCCGCCGGCAGCGGCGGCCGGAGGCCAATTCCGGCTACCTCCAAAACCTATGAAATTTGACAGAATAATCCTCTCATCATGCTCTACAACTTTCCTAACTAGCACAAACACCAATTCCAAGCCTAACTAGGGGAATCGACTAAAAACATCAAAAACGCCATAAAACTTCCACCTGAAATTTCTCCTTACCTAGCTCAAGAGGGAGTGAGTCCTTTTAGGGCAAGGCTGCTGGGTTGGAGACCTACAAAACCATACCAAGCTTGCCCGGATTGGTGGCCGGAGGAGGGAGTCCCGGCGAAAAGCTTCCCGGCGTTTCCAACGGGTTTTCTCCTCTTCCGGCGGGTTAGAGGCTCGGGGGCTAGGCCTGGGAGGGAGAGGAGGAGATGGGGGTCCGAACTGAGCTGGAGAGGCGGCAGATGGTGGCCCGACGACGGCAGGAGCACGGCTGGAAAACCAGGCAGCGGGAGGGGCTCGGGAGAGAGAGAGAACCGGGAGGAGAAAAGAGAAGAAAAGAGAAAATGGGTTTGGGCCTCACCCCCCAAACCGGCCTAAGCTTATAACAATCCAATTCTAAAAAAAATAAAACACCCCGAAAAAATAATACCCGAATAAAAATTACCTTTTACTAGCTAAAATTTACCGTCGTCATATTTTCTCCCACGAATAATTCCCCGAAATTAATCGTCCCTTAAATTACCTCTAGAGACCAATTAAACTATTACCTTAATGACGGGGACGGTAAAATTCTTATTATAATCAAGCTAGTAAATAAGGTAAAAATATAAGTGTCGGGATGTGACAACTTCACACTTAACATACCTATTCAATCACTATATCTCATACATATTCAATGAAGTTCATCTCTTGACCAAAAAAATCTCATGTCTGACGTAAACTTATTATAATTTGAATGAACAAGGAAAATAATTAAGAGTATGGTGATCAAGTTACCTAAATCAACATTTTTAAATTAATATCATAAATGAAAATTTTAAATCTTCATAAAAAGTCAATTTCTTAGTTAGGAACTTCTTACCTCTTGAATCACAATATTTCATGAGCTACCGAATATGAATGTCAAATGAGTGTGGCTATTGTTATCTCTAAATTTGCTCAGTATACCTCTCATTCACTCTACATCTTTATTTTACTTTTAAATACAAACATTTGCTCACTAGACCTCCATTCAAATTCCTAAAAAAACCTTGTTTATGTAATTCACATATATTTCAATATATTACTCATTGCACCACTTATTCATTCACTAGAGCTCCCATTCCTTTTTATTTTTTTGCATGCGAACATCCATTCTTTAATATTTTTTTTTTCACGCAAACATCCATTCATGACCTCCATTTCTTGATTTTTTAATTTTTTGCATAAAATGTCACTAGACCTTCATTTTTTTTTTATCAAATTATAAGAAAGAATTTCTGTCACATCCCGACCCTTATATTTTTACCTTATTTACTAGCGTGATTATAATAAGAATTTTACCGTCCCGATCATCAAATAAATACTATATTATTTAATATTTATTAGTAATATTATATTTATAAAAATATTAAATAATTAATTATTTTAAAACGGATCCAGGTCCTTAACGGATCAGATCAACCTCGATCCGTTTAATAAACAGGTTAACGAATCTGGGTCCTTAACGGATCAACGGGTCAAATTTTAGATCTAAACTTGTTTAAAAACCACTGATCCGGTCCATTTATAGGTCTAATTACGATATTAATAAAAAAAAATATATCTTTGTGAATCAAATAGTTTTAGACTTCTTAATTCACCATTATTTTATCTTTTTATTATATATATATATTCTCCCTCGAACTTTAAAAATGGAAAAAAAAAAATCTCTATCAAATTTATATTGGATGAACTATATATAAACAAATATATATATATATGTATAATTTTCTCCTTGGAAAAATTATGTACGTGTGTAACTGTGCACCTATATATATTTGTATATATTTCACATTTTAAATTTAAGCACGAGTAATGAAAAAAATGGCTTCAAAAACATCTTTTTATATTTTAAAACAAAATAATCTAGAGTCATTGGATAGGAAATGATATGATTGTATTTTTAATTAAAAATGACATAGCATTATTCTTTTTATTTGATGATGTGGATATGTGATTTGATATGCCACTTAGGATTAAGGCCATAAATATTAGGCCTAGAAATATTATCCTAAGGGCATGTTTACTAACTTGGAATGAAATTTAGAGTGGTGTAATTGATTCCGGAATGCATGGGTGAATTTCGGCGTTTACTACATATTAAGGTATTAGAATGGATGTGGATCCCACTTGCTTATCAGGAATCGATTCCTAACGAAACCTTTTATTCGATACCCAAGGGGGGAGATGAGTATCAAAATCAAGGTAATGGAATCAACTTTTTCTCCCCAAAATATCTTCACATAATTATAATATTTCTAAATCACCTAACCCTAAAAATATATATTATATTTTAGGGGTATTTTATATTCATTTCTTGTAGGGATATTTTAGTAATCAAACTAGTTTTAATTCCGATTCCGTATGGTAAGTAAACAACATCAATCGTAATTAGTTCCATTCATATTTGATTTCTTATGGTAAGTAAACAGTAAAATGATATGAAATATTCTCATACCGATTCTTATTGATACTGATTGTTGTTGATACCGATTCATGATAATTTACATTCTAAGTTAGTAAACGTGTCGCACCGGAGCACTTGCCAAAACCACTATAGTTCGACAGCCAAAGGCTGTGAACCGTGAAGACCGACGGGGGAGGCTTAGAGCAGGGGAACGTTGACAAACAGACTTCGGCCACTGTTGAGAGAATAACAAGTATTGGTATGGGTTATGCGAGGAGACCAGAGTAAAGAGTAAAACAACAGTAGTGAAGGACATGAGAAAAAGAGCCATGCATATTGAGTTTGAACTGTGCCATAATATCGATAATCAGTGATATGAATTTGGATTTGGGATTGGTGTGTGTGGCAGTGTGGGAAGGGGGCTGTTTTATAGGAGCTGCTAGCTAGCTAGTTGCGTCTTTCTGATCAAGGTTTAACAAAGAAAACGATATACGTATTACCATTATTTGATGACAAGTTCCAAAATGATAGTCATTTTTAGAACACACAGTCATACACCATTCGATCACCACTACTAATCCTAATTATGTTCATAGTATATTTTACAAACCATCATACGTACTCACACAATTCTGATTTTAGTTTGGCACATTTTAAAAGCATCGTGGTTGTTTCATATTACCTTGCATTTTTGGATGAAATCATCTTAATTAGCATAAGATATTTTCTTTGTGAACTTGTTATTGCCATTTCTTTAAGCTAGCCTTCTTTTTTTTGTCGATCAATATATGAGTATGAAATGACATGCAACCGTCAAATTTCACCTTGGATCGATATTTCCCATTCTCTCAAGGTTATAGTCCATTTTTACAACATACAGTCATACACCAATACTAATAATCCATCCTAATCCTAATTATATATGTTCATAAAGAAGCCTTTCTAGTGAGAACTCTTAAGTTGAGGACATGGTGAAGACTTTTCGGTTTATAGTTTAAAAGACCTAATTTTCAATCACATTTTGACATCTCATCCGTTCAGTTTTTAGGTTTATATGAGTAGATCATTTTTACAAATTTTCAGCCAAATTAGTGTTCGTTAAGATAACAAACTAAATCAAATTAATGGACGAACCAAATATGTCAAATATGAACCGTTCAAATTCATAATTGATAAATCACACTTATGAATGCCTTAACAATTTTCAATATAACTGAAAATTTGGAGAAATGATCTACTCATAAATACCTATAAACTGAACGGTCAAGATGTGGATATAAGATCGAAAGGTGGGATAAGCCGAAAAGTCCTCACCAAGTCCTCAACTTAAGGGTCCTCACTAGAAGGGCTCCCATATTGATAAATCATGTTTATACGCTCGATTCACACTACTGGAAAAAAGCTCTTAGGAGACGTAATTGTTTTAATTCCATCTCCTAAGTAGAACTTACGTGACGGAATACGATTCTGTAGCCTAGGCAACGCGATAGAACAGTATTCCGTCTTCTAAGTTCTACTTAGGAGACGGAAAATGTACTTAATTAGGAGACGAAATCATTTTTATAAAAATAAAAAATTTATTCACTTAGGCGACGGAACAATATTCCGTCTTTTAAGTTATACTTAAGAGACGGAAAATATACTTAGGAGACAAAATCATTTTTTAATAAAAAAAAAAAATTTATTCACTTAGGCGACGGAAATGTATTCCGTGGTCTAAGAATGTCTTAGATGACGGAAAAGTTTGCTTAGGCGACGAAATTATTATTATTTTTTAAAAAATAAAATTTATTCACTTAGGCTACGGAACTGTATTCCGTAGTCTAAGAATCTCTTAAACGACAGAAAAATTCACTTAGGCGACGTAATTATTATTTTAAAAAAATTATTAATCACTTACGCGACGAAAGTATAACTTTTCGTCGCCTAACTACCGAAATTTTTAGCGGCACCTTTTTCGCCAAAAATTTCAAAAAAATTCGAACCAAATTTTTAAAAGTTTCCTTATCCTCTTTTTGTTCTTCTTTTTATTACCTCTACCTCACTTTTCATTTCTCTATTTTTTTCTTTGAACTCTCTCTTCTCTCTTCTTCAGACTTTCTTCTCTCCCTCCTCTCCTCTGCCCCAGTTTCTACGCACCGACTGAGACCCCTAGACTCTAGCTCTCCCTCTGCCTCTCCTTCTTCTTCGCCATCGTCGCCTCCTCCCTCATCAGCTGCCTCATCATGGGCGCCTTCGCCAACCTCGATCCCTTTCGCTTTGGCCCTCGGAATGGGCACCAACGCTTACTTCGCCTACACTGTCGTCAGGTTTCACGGCTCCGGCAACGTCTCATACCAGAGCGCCTTGGCAGCCGTTTTCATGGAAGGACTAATTTTCCTCCTCATCTCCACCATCGGACTCCGCGCCCATCTCGCCAAGTTGATCCCTAAACCCGTTCAGATCAGCTCCTCCGTCGGCATCGGCCTCTTCCTCGCCTTCATCGGCCTCTAGTCCAACCAAGGCATCGTACTCATCAGCTACAGCTCCTCCACCCATCACGATCGGAGCCTGTCCCAGCAAGTCGCCCGTTCACCTTCCCGTTTTGGCCTTGTTAATTTGTGATTGGATAACTAAGTTTGCGTTTTTGCAAATGACTACGGAGGCGATCTCGGTTGAAATTGGGTTGCTTGATATTGGTTGTAAGATATTGGGGTTGTTTGGGGTTGATTCGATCTGGGTTGTAAGAAGTTGGAGTCGGAGGTGGTGTAGGAGGTGGTGAGGATCTGGTGATGGGTGGTGCGGCGGTGAGGTGGGGGTTTGAGGATTAAAATTGAACACAATAAAAAGAAAAATAAAAACAGAAAGGAAAAGAAAATAGAAAAGAAAAAGAAAAAAAAAAGAATTATAAAATAATATAAATAAATTCCGTTGCCTAAGAACTTAGGAGACAAAAATGATTCCGTCGCCTAAGAACTTAGGAGACGAAACTGATTCCATCGCCTAAGTTCTTCTCAGTCGACGGAAACAATTTGTCTGTCGCCTAGATACCAACCTCACGGCACATAGGCGACGAAACTTAGGCGACGGAATGCTTAAGAAACGAAATATGTTATTTAGGAGATAAAACTATTTCGTTTCCTAAGTGTTTTTTTTCAGTAGTGTTAGTACGTTAAAACGAGTACAAAACCATAATTATGTGCTTTGAATTAATTACGGACACTTTTGAGGATGTCGTGAAACACTAGCTTAATTTGTGAAACCCTTAATTTATCAGCTTTGGATTAAAATTAAGTAGACGAACGTCGTAATGGTCGATCTATTATTAATTGAGAACTTGAGATTTTATGGATGGAGGTAATTAATTGACGTACTCAGCTTTGGTAATTTTCATCATGATCATCATAGTAATAATCCCAGCTGCATTCATTTTTGATACCCCATTTGAATTGGATCACTACGTTAGGCTAGGAAGCAGCTTCTCATCGACCATGGTCCTAAGTGTGTGGTGCCCATGCACGCATTCAAAAACAGAATCTAGCCTTCCCATGCTAAACTACAACTGATAACTTTGTACTGTAATTTGATTTCGGCTAGGTTTCTATAATCGTTGTCCTTATAGGACATTATAATCAGATTCTAATAGGAAACGTTTTTCAAAAGGATTTCCTTGATCTTATATATAAACGTCAATCACTTGCATTCTCGATCTTCTCTCAACTGCATATTATTATTTGGCTGCCAGATATGATACCGGGTGATAATGCTTCCAAAAGAAACTGGGCTGCAATGTGTGATGAATCTCTTGGACTGGTACCGTCCAAGTCTGAGTCTCATGAGTTCCGGTACTTAAAACGATCAAAAGCATCCCAACCAACGCGTTACTCAAATTTCACGATTAATATTGAAGATCTCCCTGACCCTTTACTGTTTGAAATTCTTCTTCGGCTTCCCGTCAAGTCTGTTGCTCGGTACAAGTGTGTCTCAAGGCGTTGGTTCGCTCTCATCTCCCATCATACCTTCCTTTCTCGTTTTCTACGTCTCCAACTTGATAAACGAAACCCCTTGCCCATGGAACCTACTCTCATCTTCTCTGATGAAAAAGGGTTTTTTGCCACCTCCGAGCTTCCGGTATTCGAAACAGGCAGCTTCTCTCTTGATTTTCTCCCTTGTTATCAATCTGCACATGACAACAAAGTAGCAGGTAATTCTCCAGTTGTGGTAGCATCTTGTAATGACTTGGTCTTGTGGTGCGCATCCAAGATGTTACAACGTGATTACTACATCTGCAATCCATACACCAAGCAATGGACTGCTCTTCCTCCACCGCCTCAATGCCGCTTTGAAGTAAGAGTTGGGTTCACTTGCGAACCCTACTATTACTATAAACAAGATGTTGATCACCAAAGTGAAAAAGATAGTAATAGTACTTGTAGTAGTACCATCCAGGTTAATGTTGACTATAAGTATGCTATTGTGCATATACTTCAACCAATACTAAGCTGCCTGAAAACCTCGAAGCTCAACGTGGAGATCTTCTCTTCTGAGACTGGTAAATGGACAGAGTCAGTTGTTTCATGCCCACCAAACTTAAAATTTGATGCATTGGAGTCCGACTATCCAGGCGTTGCTTACAAGGGAAAGTTGTATTGGGTGCACGGCAGTTTTATGATCGCGTTGGATCCCTTCTCGAACAATAACTATTTTGATGTCGTTGATCTTCCTGATGAGGGGTGGGGAACAATAAGTGTGAGCCAAGAGGGTCGTCTTAGGTTGTACAGGACTTTGTTGTTTGGAGATGATTCAGATGAAGATAATGGAGATTTTGAGCATTTGAGGAAATTAGGTGCGAGTATTTGGGAGTTGAAAGAAGATGATGATGACAAGGTTGGCGGTAGAGTTGGGAAGTGGTGTGTGGTTTTGGAAAATCCATTGATCAGTGAATCAAGTGATCCTGCTGTGGAAATAGCTTTCGATCCCAATAATGATGATATTTTGTATGTAATATGACGATATTATTATTATGTGCAACATTCGTGCCAAAACTTTGAAGGAGGTTACGACCATCAATGGTGGGTTAACCTCTGTTTTCCGATTCATGGTACCATGGTGGCCAACTCCTGTTCCTAAAATTGAGTACAACCAAGAGGAGGATACGCATGCAGCACATCTTAACCGTTGTCGTCTTTGCTCCGAATTAAATCAGCACCAAATTTTGACGGAGCTTAAGATCCGTTTGGAATCTCATATATTCCGTTTGGAGTTATAGGTTTGTTTTATGATAATAGATTCTTTTATTTTTTATTTTTATCTTTTAATAAAGAGTGCGGCTATTGAGACCTCTAGTTTTGCTCACTATACCTCCTTGTCTCTTTACACCTCCCTTTTATTTTTAAAAACAAGTATTTGCTCATCATTAGACCTTCTTTCAAATTCCTAAAATAACCTTAGGTTTGTTATTCATATATATTTCAATAATTTATTCATTATACCTCTTATTCGTTTTCTAAACCTCCCACATTTTAATTTTTTTTTTTTGCATGCAAACATCTATTTCATACCTTGATTGCTTGATTTTTTTTTTCATTAACCTCTATTATTTGATCAAGTTGTAAGAACGATTTTTCGATGACAACGATTTAATTTTTTTATATTCAAATCATGAATTGTTTTCACAATCAATTGCAAAGCAGAAACCTTTGACCTAGAAGAAAACCCTAAGAAGACCAATCTCGTTAACCACCACTCCATGAAGTAAGTCCTCGAGGAGAAGATTCATTCACAATAACTATTAAAGTAAGACCTTTCACTCGTAGAATAGCGATGACATTTTCATATTAATGTTCCAGAAAAAAAAAAGCTATAAAAATTATCCATATGCACCAAAAAAACCTTCGACGTAGAAGAAAAACTCTAAAAAGGCCAATCTGGTCGACCACCACTCCATAAGAAGAAGAACATGCAAGACGAGGAAGAAGAAGACCAAGAAGAATATTACGAAGAAGACATTTCCTAAACTAAACGAAAATCAGGAGGAAGAAGAAGAACATATCATGAATCAAAACAAAAATTATATATATTAGTACTGAAATGATACCTTGTCTGAAGGTTTTGAAATGGAGGATCGTGTCTTC of the Fragaria vesca subsp. vesca linkage group LG6, FraVesHawaii_1.0, whole genome shotgun sequence genome contains:
- the LOC101296696 gene encoding agamous-like MADS-box protein AGL80-like, which gives rise to MTRKKVKLTYITNDSARKATFKKRKKGLMKKVSELTTLCDIDACAIIYSPYDSQPEVWPSPLGVHRVLAQFKTMPEMEQSKKMVNQETFLRQRINKAQEQLKKHKKDNREKEMARVMFQSLTGKTLQGLTMSDLTDLNWVIDQHMKEIQLRMKNIKEGSVKSQNQVQGSQGVPAAVDHKNTTMKSNGEGSSNNMAMKSGEEGSNMEHRILDRQAFDHIQNMEAMQLHMLQMAAQKQHNSWFVDMMNAPPPPPHPDHHQQMGFTGEEMMLPFADHNNNTMWPNPPADGFNFP